The DNA region tcataaccaattcctcctctcggtccctattgtagcctcatatatatagccttatatccacccaaagttTAGCCTCTTagcccaagctaggggtcggcccctatccttgcttggagtccaagcaaggggctggccaagccaagcttggtgcttgagctagggtcggccaagacttgcttggtgcccaaacaaggggtcggccaagtgtgaaaagggaagagggattttattaaaaataaaattttgataaaatctttccttttatgttttcatccacatggttttaaaagagagttttaaattttaaaatctttccttttatagattttctacaaagaattaaaagtgagattagatatctttctttatttgtagttatctataatgtgaaagaaagattttaattttttgacaaaactttccttctTGTAACcttgatataaaaggagttttatttttatctcttatcttttataaatatccataaaaggatttaaaagagagagattttaatttataaagcgttccttttatagccaaccacaaaagggatttataaaagagagattttaatttttgtttaaaatctttccttgtttggttttacaagaggtggtcggccaatatagagtaattaaaggaagttttatttttgttataaaactttctttttttggattcactaaggaatataaaagagggagagagggtgtcttcatgagacacacaacctattctattgttcctctcctccatccttggtggccggccctacctcttctctttctcttcttcattgtggcTGGTGGCATCTTCCTTTGtggagcacttggtggccggtagcttggaggtgaagaagtagaggaaggagacattgttttctagcatcccttggagcatcgtggtggtggccgaaacttggaagcaaggaaggctttgctggttttcttcttggtagatcatcacccacacgacatccaagaaaagaagaggaatacaataaaagatcaagaggttgttgcttacaaagaaaggtataactagtagttttattccgcatcatactaattttctttgtatggattttgaaatatcaaacacaagaggcttacgattctaggtttcaaatttacgattggattttgtgtttcttttgtttttcgttcttgtgatttgattgttcttaatagttaaacctagggttactataaggaaattaaatattgaatttcattgaaaggctttgtctaggaagtggtggatgctcccatacccaagaaggcctagtgcctcgccatgtttaacctagaagtcgatctctgaaattaatatttaattgaatttgtgacatgggtgatttggatcaataatgttaagcatcgtttgcgatccaagtctaaacctttaagaacagataagttgaatttcgaatcaataatgttaagttctgtttgcaattccaaatttaatttctaaagaacataataggttgttaggaaaggttcaggacttgtacaaaatttttgtacaggggaaccagtacgatattttggatagcaaccaacactttgaagaagggcaggGCCTTATTCATAGACTGGGATATGAATCAGGACAGTGCAGTTATTCGTCCTACCAACTTCTGAGCATCCTTCAGACTCTGAGGCACCTTCATATCTCGAAGTACCCGGACCTTCTCTGGATTAGCTTTAATCCCTCGCTCAATAACGAGATATCCCAAGAACTTTCCCCCTCAAATTCCAAACAAGCACTTTAATGGATTCAACTTCAGCCCATACTGTCGTAGTGTGCTGCAGGGTTTCTTCGATGTCAGCAATCAAATTTACGACCAAggtggatttgatgaggatgtcatctgcATAGACGTCTACATTCCGCCCTACTTGCTTCCagaagatcttatccatcatcctttgatatGTAGCTCTGATATTTCTTAATCTAAAAGACATGACGGTATAACAGAAGATACCATCTATTGtaatgaaactaaccttctcttgatcttcctacACCAAAGGAAtctggtggtatccttgataagcgtcaAGCATTCAAATCCTTTTACATCCTGAggtcgagtccaccatttgatcaatcttgGGCAGCGGGTAGCAATCCTTGGGGCTAGCGCAATTGAGATCttagaagtcgatgcagactctccacttattgttgggtttAGCTACCAAGACCACATTAGAGGACCAGGACGAGAATTGTACCTCTCTAATATAACTTGcattcctgagctgatccacctcagttcggatgatcttattttggtCAGCCGAGAAGTTCCTTTTCTTCTACTTGACCGGTCGAGAATCAGCCAGAAGGTGCAATTTGTGCTCAGCCACCTCGGGCTTGACACCGGGTAACTCTTCGggggaccaagcgaagacgtccctATTGCAAGTCAAACAATGGACTAGGTCCGTCTTGACTTCGATAGGCAGGTCGCTTGATTTGTGGGTTAGGCTCTCTGGGTGATTAGGATAGAGTTGGACCTCCTCCCCTGGAATGGGCTCCTCTGTTGTGGGCAGAGGCTCTTCTTGAATGACGTGGATCACACCATCCTAAGTTCGTTGAGCCTTCCAAGCTTCCACCTTCACCATGTCAATGTAACACCTGCCAGAGACTAATTACTCACCTCTGACTTTCCCGACCTGGTCTCCcacagggaatttgatcttctgatgaaaagtgAAGACTGCTGCCCGGAATTTGTGCAGTGTTGGTCTTCCTAAGATGACGTTATATGAGAACGATGAATCCACCACTATGGAGGTGCTCCTCCGCATCCTCATCAAGGGCTCGCTATCCAAAGATATGGCTAGCTTGATCTGGCCCATGAGTCATATTTCATTGTCGGTGAAGCCATATAATGAATTAGCCACGGGCTGGAGTTCACTGGCGTCGATCTGCATGCTTTCGAACGCACTCTTGAATAGCACGTTGATGGAGCTTCCGATATCCACGAAAACTCTGGCCACACAACTATTGGAGATGATGACCATGATTATCAGGGCATCATCGTGTGGGAGCTCCGACCCTCCAGGTCTTGGGACCCAAAACTGATGATGGGCCCTGCAGCTTGCTCTCGGCTGCATCCGACAGCGTGTATCTCCAGACGCTGCTCATGAGAATTTTGAGCCCTAGCAGAGTCTCCATCTGTGGGCCTCCCGGAGATCATGCAAATCTCGCGGATGGCCACGTTTccctattctcttcttcccgGGCTTCCCCGGGCTCCGGGTTGTGACCGGGGTGCTGATTTCCTTATCCCGCATTGTCAAGTTGGGGTCTACCAGGCTGACCTGCCCGAGCTTGTTGGATGGCCAGCATCCTCTGCTGAGCCCTGGGCACGACCTCAGGTGGAGGCAGGCCCAGCTCAGTTGCGCGCCGAGAGTCTCGGGCGAACTTGAAGCAATCACTTGTGGCATGAGTGTGGGATCGATGGTAAGTGTAGTAGCGCGACCCCCATGGTCTAGGCCTTGGGGCTTAGATAGCTGCCACACGTGGAGCCGGACTGGGATCCTGACCAGGAGTGAAGGGCGGTCGGGCATCCCGGGCGCAAGGAAGAGGCTAAGCTGGTGGTTGGGGTGGCCTCTTCTCAAGCTTGTTGGTGGGGGGTAGATGCCTTGTCTGCTTTGTGTCGAGCAGCTTGAgcctcttccacattgatataGCTGGTTGCCTTCCCAAGCATCTCGTCGAAGTTCTTCATGGGATCTCGGATGAGATCTTGGAAGAACTCCCCTTTCACTAGTCCATGAGAAAAGGTGCTCATCAGTATTTTCGAGGTGGCAGATGGGGCTTCCTGAGCCACCTAGTTGAAGCGCTTGATGTAGCTCCTCAAGGGCTTAGCTAACCCTTGCTTGAGTGCGAAGAGATAGTGATCTATCTTCTGGTACTTCCTGCTTCTAGCGAAGTGACGCAGGAAGACAGTTTTAAAATGATGGAAACAAGTGATGGACCCGTTCAGTAATCCATCAAACCATTTCTGTGCCGAGTCAGATAGAGTATTCAGAAACACTCGGCATTTAATAACATCGCTGTATTGATGTAACAATGCCGCGTTTCGGAACTTGAGGAGATGGTCTTCCAGATCCTTACTGCCATTGTACTCTCCAATAGCCGGGGGCTTGTACCCTTCGGTAGTTTCTCCTCTAGTACCCTTGAAGAGAAGGGTGCTTGCTCATCAGGTTCCCCCCGGGGCTCCTCCCGAAGGACTATAGCCTTCCCCTTCTTTGAGTCCCTAGGCAGGGAGCTTTCCGTCATAGAGGCATGTGGTTGCTCTTTTTTGTTATAACAGTCCGAGCCCTTGTAATAATAGTTTGGGCCAGCTTCCCAATAGAAAGTCGGGGGGAACTCCTCGAGTTGTTTCCTCTTCGACCCTCTATCTGAGACATGAATTGGGTCCTTAGAAACTATTGGCATCTTGTATGGTCGCAAGGCTATGGTCTGTTTTTTGAAAGTCGCTCGTCTCTTAGCTTCCTTGAACAGCTCATACTCCCCTGTCGTCATGGTAACGTTGATTCATCCAGTCTTCTCCATCTTCACGCTCTAGAACAGGTGaagagattcccacagacggcgccaaattgatcctgtccgaaatctgagtcagatgaaggacAGGTGAGCTGTTTCAGACATTGACGGAGGGACGACTGAGACACCTTTCTCGTATACGCTTCCAAAGATGGACTCCCACGTGGTGCTGAAGGACGATGATGACTGAGTTGGTGGTACCTAAACTCTGCgcgcactcagacaagcacatggGCGTTAGAGGCCAAAAATCAGGAAAAAAAAGTCCTCGaagtaggccctccgacgctcaaattaggtacttttttcccagaaaaACAATGTACGAAGAAGAAGGAAAGTAGAAGATAAGTGTGAATGTGCGAGAGAGCATACCTGcgaaagggagaggacctcccctttttatatgacagtgcgcaCCTTCTAGTGCCTGACTGGTGCcagagaatgtcggatgtcaggacTTGTGGGGTGTTGGAGGACACGTGACATCCTCCTGTAGACTGAAGGAAGGTTCCTTTCGTAGGTGACtgcagaccattggaatattccctgacacgcagcagttattctctgacagtcGGTTACGATTCCTTGATCCTATTGTCCTGTAGCATCTCCTATCCCGACCGGGTATGAAATAGAGTAGCTCGGGATGATCAGTCAGGTATAACATCTGGCCTAAACCTCGGGAGTCGGACAATGTGGAAAGATCGTCCAAGGACTGATCGAAAGCTGGCCGACCGGGAGTTTCTTCCAAGATAACTCTTCCTAGATACAACCAGGACGTGAAAGCTGAACCATTCGGATCCAGGTCAGGTATCACCCCGACCGTCTACCCGGTCTTAGACCAAGGTATCTCAGATCTGGAGTCTTGATCCATGAGAACCCACCCAGGAATTAAGTTGCTGACGTCATCACCTAGCCCTACTTCCTCTTTCTATACTTGTTGATTGTCACGTCTCTTTGACCTCTGActgccacatcaccttgacttttgactaccacatcaccttgacttctgactaccacatcctcttgacttctgCCTGCCACATCACCTTCACTTCTGTCTGTCACATTCTCTTGACTTTTTCCTACCCCACTCTAtcggaccccccccccccccaaattaTACACTGTATCAGTTACCATCTCCTTACTTTGTTTATTCATGATAGTAATTAAgaataacttttaaaatattcattcCATTTAAGAATCAATCATCTGATATTATTTCGAATCGACATTTTTTCAGCATGTATGAGTCTTTCATTTAGGCTAAAGATGATCTATTCGATTTTATCAAGGACCATTTGAATAAATTTAAAAGTGTTTATAACATGCGGCCTAACAGTTTCATATCCTATGTTTGTAATATCactaaagtaaaatatcttacaATACATCTTATCTGAGAATTAACTtgtgaattttttaaaaagtatatGGGCACCTTGTCCATAGGCCATGATGAATTAGAAAACACGGAATCTGGACTTTTTGTAGATTGATTTTATTGCTAGGAGAGGTAACAAATTTGATAAATTTGATTGTACAATGCCTAACAATCAATTTGGCTGAAAAAGAAAGTAACTTAAATTTGCGCACTCATACCGaatcaaagaaaaagagcatatgATCTATTCAAAGACGGTGCAAAATGATCGGAGCGCCATGCTGAGGCTTCAAGGTTATAACAGTGTGCGGTGCGTGAATGTACGCCGGCGAGAGGTCGAACGAGAAGCGTCGAAGGATCAAGCACAACGCCAACTTGGCCTCGATCAAAGCGAAGTTCTGGCCGATGCAGATCCGGTGGCCGCCGCTGAAGGGGAAGAACGCGTTCTTCTCTGACGCCTTGGACACGCCTTCCGCGAATCTCTCCGGATTGAACTCCAGCACGTCTTTGCCCCAGTAGTCAGGGTCGTGGTGCATCTGGACCACGGACAAGACGAGCATGGCGCCGGGCGGGTAGACCACGTCCCCAATCTTCAGGCTCTTCAACACCTGCCGCTGAACCCCCAGCACCGGCGGGTACAGCCGCAGCACCTCGTAGAGAATCATAGTCACCTGCCATGTTAACTCCATTTCAGTCATTGATTTTGTAATTTAGGTAATTGGGAAATTTAATGTCGCGTCTCACGGTCTTCAATTGGCTCAATCCATCATAAGTTGGCTTCTCTTTTCCGAAAACTTGCAGAACCTCCTGCCGTGCTCGTTCTTGCCAATCTTGATGCATGCTCAGCACCACCATCGTCCATGTCATTAGCGCCGACGTCGTCTCTTGGCCTGCGAAGTAGAACAGCTTGCATTCGTCTATCATCTCGTCGGTGGTCAACCCGACGTCGCCGTACTCTCGGCGGTGTTGCAGATTAGACTCCAGCAACAAGCCCAGAACGTCGTCGTTCTTTGCGTCACCCGATCTCATGCTCTCCTCTCTCTTGCGGATGAGGCGCAGAAGAATTTCTCGCACCTCTTTATCGATCGCTTTCACTCTAGTGTTTGTTTTAGTGGGCAGATACCTGTATATATACCCATTGCATGGATGATAATTATCAATCAGTAAATACATCATTAATTGATTCTGAATCAAAAGAAATCACGTTGTTACTGTAATCGGTGCTCACTTGTAACCTGGGATATGTGATTTTAACAGAGCACCGACGACGATATGAGCTTGCTCATCCTGAAGCTCGAAAATTTTCCTTCCTTCCTTAAAGTTGCTGCCAAAAGCAGTCCGCGAAATGACATCTCCGGCCAAGCTCTGGAGGTCAACAAAAACATCTACCTCTTTCCCTGTCGTCCCTGCCATCATCTCCCATCGGTCAACCAGCTCATCGCAACAAGAAGAGAAAGCAGGCAACATCCTCTGCAAACGTGTAGACGACGACGGGCACACTATAAATCAAGTCGATATATAAAAATGACTGGATTGAAGCCATGGATCATCAGTAATAACCTTCAACTTCTCTAAATGGAAAGCTGGGTTCAAGATCTTGCGGTGTTTGGCCCATTTCTCGCCGTCAAGTTGCACCACGCCTCGAACAAGATATCTTATCATGTAGTTGAACTCCCCCTTCTCGATCTCGCCGGTCTTGTTGGCCAAAATCTCCCTCGTTTGATCCGGATCCGTGATCAGCACTCTTGGAAGCGGTCCCATCCAGTGGAAAGTCACCTTGTTCTCCTTTCCTGCATCAAAAATCCCAACTTTTGCATTAAAAATTCCAGTTACGTTTTTACACCAACGTAACTGAAGAGGGAAAAAAGAAGTTAATTTCTGCCAACCGTAGGTCTCTGCCTTGCGGCTTAAGAAGTTGGAAGCGCGAGGGATGATATCGTGGGAGAGGGATGGCATGGGCTTGGAACAAGCCTCGGCATCGAACCGCGCGATGTCCTTGAGGTCGCCTCTAATGGGACGGTAGATGGTGCCCTTGAGGCCCTGCGATCGAAGAATGCGCTCGAGCCGCCGCGGCTGCCACAGCACCCAGTTCAGCATCCGAATTGCGGCCCAAGCCGCCAGCATCAGCGCAGCGACGCCACCGTAAAACACCAGCAAGGCCATTTGTGCACCGGCAGTTAACTGTGACAGACAAATTTTCAAGGGAGGATCGAATAGATTGGAGTCCTGAACGACGAATCGATGGCTGGCGGTGAATATATAGATTTTTAAACATGCCCCATCACTTGCCTTTTTGTCAGAGAAGAAGACTGAAATACAGAGACAAAATAATTACTTTAATTTTGTCATTGGATCGTTAGTCATAGTTGTATAAATTGTTTAAAAGGTCTAGACAGTAATTCTAAATATGACAtgtaattatgaaaaattataaaatatattctaTGGCAACACCACCGTATTAACCAGCTGTTCCAGTCCGTGTTGAGgcgaaaaaaaatttaatacttaTGATAGTGGCATTCAATAATATAATTGCAATAGTTATAGATATGGTATACAAGTATATAATTAGAACAATTATTGGAGCAATTCGATACGACGCATGGTAAGCATTCGATATTATTTTCCACCATCTGTATTTGCGGTGGGGCTCTTCGCCTTCTGGAAGCAGCTCTTTGCCTTCTAGAAAGAATGGATATGCTGTGCGGCCTCTTTGCCTTCTAGAAAGAATGGATATGGGGTAGGGCAGTAAGGCTCATCTGTGAAACCAATATATTTTGTTTTCTTAACGTTCAATaactgaaatttatttttaaaaaaatacaaccaTATACACATAAATTATGAGGCATCCAACAAACATTTTACACTAGTTCAAAATTATAGTAAATCCTATTATTTATTAAGAAAAGATGGATCTGCCATCTCAGTGGCCCCTAGAACCGATCGCACTAATATAAAGAGAGGTTCAGATTGAATTTCTACGAGATCCAACCTCATACGTCCCACCGTACGTTGTACCTATGGGCTCCCTTGATTGATTCAAAGTTTAGGGGACACTGAGGTTGCAGAGCCGTCTGAAAGTTGACTGATACAAAGTCAATGCAGCCGCCGGGGCGTCCACCACGCAGAGTGCAGCGCCATCGCTTTCATCCCATGCTCCACAGCGTCGCCATGTCTGCACTCCCTTGAGCAACCAATTCTTTGGGAGCGAAGGCGATTCTTATCTCGCTGCATCGGGCTCTAATGATTTACCCGGTCGCCGTCGAAATTGGAAGTATGACCACGGCACTTATGTGACAGATTGTGGCGTCTTGGGGAGAAGCTTTCAGAAGCTCATTGGTTTTGTCGAATTTGCGTAGAGATAAATCCGAGGTTGCAATCAGTAGGTCTTTAATTTCTCATTTTTGTTATCTTGTTTTCCTTGTATCTACAAGATAAAATATTCTTATTTTATTCTTCCACAAAGTGACATATTCAAAGCCTATGCAGCATTACTTAATGTGACAATCTACCACCAACTCGACTATCCGTGGGGACTCGTAGAAATACCACGCAGCTTTATTTGAGCACCATGTTGAGGTTGCAGAGTGATGAGAGTCTTGGGCGCATGAACATACGATGGCGAGAGCTCAAAAGTGAAGCGTTGTAGGACCATACACAGTGCCAACTTGGCTTCCAGCATCGAAAAGTTTTGCCCGATGCAGATTCGAGGGCCACCACCGAAGGCAAGGAAGGCATAATTGTCATTCGATGCTTTTGAAATGCCGTCTTTGAATCGATCCGGGTTGAACTCTTTGGAGTCGTCACCCCATATGTATGGGTCGTGCTGAGCGAAGATGAATAACAGTGCGATAATTACGCCTGGTGGGCACGTTATATCTCCGAGTTTTGTTGCCTTGGTCGTGTACCTGTGCACGAATATAGCAGGGGGGTACAGCCTGAGAACCTCATAGAGAATCATTGTCACCTGTAGCATCAATTACAGCAGACGTTAATTTGAAGGGCTCCATTTGCTATGTGCGCAAATTTGGGATACTCACAATTTTAAGTTGGCCCAATCCATCAAAATCTGGTGTCTTCTCACCAAATACCCGAAGGACTTCTTCTCTAGCTCGAACCTGCCAGCTAGGATACATGCTCAGCATGACCATTGTCCATGTCAGCAAAACAGAGGTCGTCTCCTGCCCTGCGAAGTAGAATAACTTGCACTCTTCCATCACTTCATCCTTGGTCATCCCAGCATTCTTGTTCCCTTGTTCTTGATAGTACTTCATGTTGGATTCCATCAGCAATCCCAGCATGTCGCCATTGTGTGGTTTACCCAGTTTCATTTCTTCTTCTCTGTTCTTTATTATGCCTCCCAGAATTTCACGGATCTCTCTATCGATTGCTATTATTCTATTCTTCTTTCTAGTTGGAAGAAAGCTGCACACAATAAGGTAGACATTAGTCAGTCACTTCAGAAAATTTAGTTGCTTTATACCGACGCTAAACCACAGTAGTAAATTGAGCATATTTGCTCTTTATCTGGCATCATTGTATGTCCTAAGTACATTGGGTAACTAAACAACTGGACCAGTTGCAAAATGTTCTAGATTTTGCCATTTGGTTTCATGgaattgcatctgatgaccaaaGTCTCAAGGTGATTTAGGGCTGTTGAATTGTCAAGTGTCCAATCTTGCTTTGTTATGCCGGAGGTGG from Zingiber officinale cultivar Zhangliang chromosome 4B, Zo_v1.1, whole genome shotgun sequence includes:
- the LOC121978418 gene encoding cytochrome P450 72A15-like, with the protein product MLAAWAAIRMLNWVLWQPRRLERILRSQGLKGTIYRPIRGDLKDIARFDAEACSKPMPSLSHDIIPRASNFLSRKAETYGKENKVTFHWMGPLPRVLITDPDQTREILANKTGEIEKGEFNYMIRYLVRGVVQLDGEKWAKHRKILNPAFHLEKLKRMLPAFSSCCDELVDRWEMMAGTTGKEVDVFVDLQSLAGDVISRTAFGSNFKEGRKIFELQDEQAHIVVGALLKSHIPGYKYLPTKTNTRVKAIDKEVREILLRLIRKREESMRSGDAKNDDVLGLLLESNLQHRREYGDVGLTTDEMIDECKLFYFAGQETTSALMTWTMVVLSMHQDWQERARQEVLQVFGKEKPTYDGLSQLKTVTMILYEVLRLYPPVLGVQRQVLKSLKIGDVVYPPGAMLVLSVVQMHHDPDYWGKDVLEFNPERFAEGVSKASEKNAFFPFSGGHRICIGQNFALIEAKLALCLILRRFSFDLSPAYIHAPHTVITLKPQHGAPIILHRL
- the LOC121975604 gene encoding cytochrome P450 72A397-like; its protein translation is MTVLWSLAWGAATVLLVVWIVRTLNWAWREPRRLERALRAQGLDGSPYRFPFGDVKENNRLLQEVRAKPMPLHSHDIIPRLLPVFHRHYRQYGKISFNWVGPMPRVNVMDPDLIKEVLSSKFREFERPSTNPFGKYFIKGLASYDGDKWFKHRKILNPAFNLGKLKGMLPAFFACASEMVSRWERKLGSEGWCEIDAFPEFHSLTVDAISRAAFGSSYELGKRIHQLQTEQGELLVQVSQNLFIPGYSFLPTRKKNRIIAIDREIREILGGIIKNREEEMKLGKPHNGDMLGLLMESNMKYYQEQGNKNAGMTKDEVMEECKLFYFAGQETTSVLLTWTMVMLSMYPSWQVRAREEVLRVFGEKTPDFDGLGQLKIVTMILYEVLRLYPPAIFVHRYTTKATKLGDITCPPGVIIALLFIFAQHDPYIWGDDSKEFNPDRFKDGISKASNDNYAFLAFGGGPRICIGQNFSMLEAKLALCMVLQRFTFELSPSYVHAPKTLITLQPQHGAQIKLRGISTSPHG